The genomic window GTGTCCTGGTACGTCTCGGACCGGCCCTCGGCCCGCTCGTCGAGCGCCCGCGCGACCGCCTCCGGCGCGCGGACCCGGGCCTTCAACTCCGCCTCGATCACGAGCCGTTTCCTTTCCTCGCGCCGCTCTCTCCCGCCTTGCTCTCCTCTCTGCCTTCCCCTCCGGCCATCCCTCGATGGGACCCCCGTCACCACATGTACGGCAACTCCACAGCGACCATGGTCGATCCGCCGACGAGGCTGGTCACGGTGACCAGGCCGTCCAGCGCGGCGACCCGACGTCGTATCCCCAGCAACCCGGAGCCCTCTCCCCCCGCCCGTCTCGTCCTCCGCGCCGGCCGGCCCCTCGTCCCGTACGACGGCCCGCAATCCGGTGCACACGCACTCCAGTTGGATGGCGGCTTCCCGGCGCAGCAGCCCGTGCGAGAGCGGGCCACCTCTCCGGGGTGTAGCCCGCTACACCCCAAAGTCGCGGTGGAAGCGCGGATCGCCCCCGGCGGCGATGTTCAGCGGTTGACCGCGAAAACCGCGCCGCTGTCGTTGCCGACGTAGACCGTGGCGTCGATCGCCGTGGGGGAGGAGCGGATGTCCGCGCCGGTGCGGTACCTCCACAGGGGCTTGCCGGTGTCCGCTCGTACGGCGTAGAGGTTGCCGTTCTTGCTGCCGACGTACACGGCGTCGCCGAGGACGGCCGGTGAGGAGTAGACGATGGCGCCGACGGTGAACTTCCACTTCTGCTTCCCGGTGAGGGCGTCGACGGCGTACAGGTTGCCGTCGTCGCTGCCGACGTAGACGACTCCGCCGGACACGACCGGCGAGGAGCCGACCCCGCCGCGGGTGGCGAAGGTCCAGCGGAGTTCGCCGGTGTCGCAGTTGACGGCGTAGAGGTTGCCGTCGTAGCTGCCCACGTAGACGACGCGGTCGGCGACCGCCGGGGAGGACTTGACGTCGCCGTCGGTCTTGAAGGCCCAGCGGCGTTCGCCGGTCGCCGCGTCGAGTGCGTAGAGCCGGGAGTCCTCGCTGCCGACGTAGACCTTGTTCCATGCGACGACCGGGGAGGAACGGATCCGGCCCGCCGCGGGGAACGTCCACCTCCGGTCACCGGAACGGGCGTCCACGGCGTACAGCCGCGCGTCGTCACTGCCCGCGTAGACCACTCCCCCGGCGACCACCGGTGAGGAGTTGACCTCTCCGCCGGCGCTGAACTGCCAGCGTTGCTCGCCGGTCTTCACCTCGACGGCGTAGAGGTGGTAGTCCGCGCTGCCGAAGTAGGCCAGACCGCCGGCCACGGCGGGACAGGTGTAGACGCCGTTGCCCGTGCTGAACTGCCAGCGCGGCTTGCCGGTCTCGGCCTCCAGCGCGTACATGCTCCCGTCCTTGCTGCCGGCGTACACCAGCCCGCCCGCGGCGAGGAGGGCGGGCGCCACGGGGCCTCCGGTGCCGCGCTTCCACCTCAGGTCTCCCGGGGTCGGCACGCCGCCGGGGCCCTTCAGGGTGTCGTTGTCCGATCCCTTGTCGGGGTCGTTCTCGCCGCGCCCCAGCAGGTACGTGCCCACACCCACGGCGGCGACGCCGCCGGCTCCGGCGAGCACGGCCAGCACGCGGCGGCGGGTCGGGGCGGCGGAGGCACGGTCTCCCTCGCCGGCCTGGGATAGGGGGCCGGGGGCGCCAGCACCGGCACCGGCATCTACATCTGCATCGGAGTGGCGTCGGTCTGCGGGAACGCGCGGGTCCATTCGGCCCCCGGCCGGCGCGGTCCGCGTACCGGGTTCCGGCACCGGCGTCCCGCCGGCCCCCCTCGTCCTACTGGCCCCGGCTGTCCCGCCCGTCTCCCCGGCGCGCCGCACCGAAGAGGCCACGGACTCGGGCAGCCAGGCTCCGCCATGGAGGGCGAGGGTGACGGTGTCCGTGCCGTACTCCGCTTCGGGCGCCGGGAGGATACGGCCGGCGAACTCGGCGAGCAGTTCCGCGACGGTGGGCCGACGGGCCGGAACCTTGTCGAGACAACGGCCGAGAAGGGGACGCAGACCCGCGGGGACGGCGGTCAGGTTCGGCTCGTCATGGACCACGCGGTAGCCGACGCCGAGCGACGGACCGGACCCGAAGGCGCCCTCGCCGCTGGCGGCGAAGACGAGTACTCCACCGAGGGCGAACACATCGGCGGCCGTACCGGCCCGGCCGCCCGTCAGCTGCTCGGGCGACATGTATGCGGGGGTGCCGACGACGACTCCGCTGCGGGTGAGCGAACTCGAGCCGGCGGCGATCGCGATCCCGAAGTCGATCACCTTGGGCCCGTCCGGGGCCAGCAGGACATTGGAGGGCTTCAGATCCCGGTGGACGAGGTCGGCGGCGTGAATGGCCTGGAGCGCCTCGCTCAGACCGGCTCCCAGGGCGAGCACCGAGGACTCGGGCAGCGGTCCATGGCGCGCGATGGTGTCGTCGAGCGAGATGCCCGCGACATGGACGGTGGCCAGCCACGGCGGGTCCCCGTAGGGATCCGCGTCGACGACCGCGGCCGTGAACGCCCCGCTGACGGCCCGGGCGGCCGCCGCCTCCCGGGCGAACCGCTGCCGGAACTCGGGGTCGTAGGTCAGTTCTGGCCGGATGGTCTTGACCGCGACCGCGCGGCCGCCCGGCGACAGCCCGAGATAGACGCGCCCCATCCCACCCGCGCCGAGGCGGCCCACGATCCGGTACGGCCCCACCTGCCGAGGGTCGCCGCTCTCCAACGCCTGTGCCATGGGCCCCCCTGCCCCCACCTGAGGGCGTTCGGCCCCCTGGATACCATCTCGTCCATGATGTCCGCCACACACGGAATCCGCACCTCACTGTGCGGTCGGACGCGGCACACGGACGGGAAGGTTCCCGTCTACGAACACGAAGGCTCCCGTCCGGCGTGAGCCGGACGTGGATGCCGCCGGCTCTGCAGGCCGGTGTCGTCCCCAGATCCGCCACCCCGAAGAGACCGGGCAGGTTGCGTACGCGATCGGACACCGGGGAGGCCGAGAACCCGTCCCCCAGAAGCGACTTGGTGGCAGCGGCCACCTGCCTCTGGTGCCCGACCAACACCGATTCCAGCCACCGGACAGTCGGCATTGTTCACACCTGGGCGTGACGGCGGCCGTCAGCGGAAGCGTCGGAAGAAGGCCCGGACATCGGCGGTGAACAGTTCGGGTTGCTCCATCGCGGCGAAGTGGCCGCCCCGGGGGAGTTCGGACCAGTGGACGATGTTGCGGTCACGTTCGGCGAGTCGGCGGACGGGCCGGGCGATGTCGGCGGAGAAGACGGCGACGCCGGTGGGGGTGGAGGGACGCTCCGTGCGGGTCGCCCGCGAAGGGTGGGCCGCCTCCCAGTAGTGGCGGGCCGAAGATCCCGCGGTCGCCGTGAGCCAATACAGCATCACGTTGGTCAACAGGCGGTCGCGGGGGACGGCGTCCTCGGGGACGTCCGTGTTGTCGGTCCACTCCTTGAACTTCTCGACGATCCAGGCGAGTTGCCCCACCGGGGAGTCGGTCAGGGCGTAGGCGAGCGTCTGGGGCCGGGTGCCCTGGATCTTTGCGTACGCGGACATCTCGGGCTCGGCGGCAAGGAGCCGACTGAGACGTGAGCGGTCGTCGTCCGTGAGGTCGGCGGCCACGGCGGGATCGTCCGGGGGCAGGGTCAACAGGGTGTTGAGGTGGATGGCGATGACCCGCTCGGGGGCGAGGGCGGCCAGTTCCAGGGTGATCGCATGGCCCCAGTCGCCGCCCTGGGCGCCGTAACGGTCGTAGCCCAGCCGCCGCATCAACTCGGCCCACGCGCCCGCGACTCGACGGATGTCCCAACCGGGGTCCCGGGTCGGCCCGGAGAGGCCGTAGCCCGGGATGGTCGGGATCACGAGGTCGAAGGCGTCGGCCGAGGCGCCCCTGTCGTATGCGCGGGGATCGGTGAGGGGACCGATGACATCGAGGAACTCGACGACGGATCCCGGCCAGCCATGGGTGATCAGCAGGGGCAGCGCGTCGGGCTCGGGGGAACGGACGTGCAGGAAATGGACGCCCGTCCCGTCGATCGTCGTCATGAACTGGGGGAACCGGTTCAGGTGCGCCTCGTGCTCGCGCCAGTCGTAGGCGGTACGCCAGTACGCGGCCAGCTCCCTCAGATACGCGGGCGGCACGCCCTGCGACCAGCCGGGAGCGGTGGGGTCGTCCGGCCACCGGGTGGCGTCGAGCCGCGCGGCCAGGTCGTCCAGGGCCGCCTGGGGGACGGCGAGTTCGAAGGGGCGGATCGTCGGGCGGGTCGCCGTCGACGCGGGGTCGGTCATACGCCGCTCCCGTCCTCGCCCTCATCGCCCTCATCGGGTTCACCGGGTTCACCGGCGAGTACGCGGGCGGCCGCGACGTCGTTCTCGTCCCAGCCCCAGTGGCCCGGATCCTCCTCCCGCTTGGCCTGCTGGTCGATCCACCGCTTGTGGGCCTCCCAGGCCGCCTGCTTGGTGGTGCCCAGCGCCGCGCCGATCTGGGCCCACGACGCCCCGGCCCGCCGTGCGGAGCGCACGGACAGCTGACGCCCGTAGACAGCCTTACGGGCGATCACCTCACCCAGCGCGAGCAACTCCAGCGCATCACCTCGCGACAGTGGCGCGCTCTCCGGATCGCCAGGCCCCTCCCCGGCCTCCTCCTCCGGCGCCGCGAGGGTCTCCCGCGTCCGCAACGCGTCATAGCGCGCCACCGCCGTCAGAAGAGTGAACCGGTCGTCGAGGTCATCAGGCGTCGTCGACATGAGCCGAGTCTGCTGTCAGGCCGGCTTGACGTCAAGGCAGCTTGACGATGGGGTGGGCTGTGCGCCCGGGGTCGTACGGCCCGCCGCATGAGCCGAAAACGAAGCAGCGCCCGACCCGACCGAAGCCGACCCAGGCGCTGCGTAGCAGGTCAAATGGGGTATCCCCCGCCTGCGAACCGTAGGCCCTGTGGGACTCGAACCCACAACCAATGGATTAAAAGTCCTGGCCAAAGCTTGCTGGGTCGTTCCGGACGCTGACTCGGTGTCCGGAATGACCTGGTCAGGACAGGTTCGCTATAGGGGACGGTCCACCCCGGGACAGCTCCTGCCACACCGTCCGCTCACGCATCGCTCACGCAGAGGGGGCGGATGACCAGTACGTTCGCGCCTTCTGACGCTGTTTCGCTTTCCGAGCAGTCTCGCCCGATCGGAGGAGGTTGAGCGGGCTTCAGCGCCGTAGGCGGCGGCGCAGTTCCGCGTACCACCAGGTCTCCGCGGCAGCCACCGCCGCCAGGACGGTGACCGCGCCGGCAAGAGCCGCGACCGGCGGTAGTACGGCCGCCGCAGGACTCCACCCGAGCAGCAGGAACAGGCCGCCCAGTCGGAACCGACTCCACTGGCGCAGCACGGTCCAGCCGAACAGGAGCAGCCCGGCCAGATACGTGGCGGCTCCGCCGCACAGAACCCAGGCGTAGAAGCCGCCCAGCGCTTCGCCGCCGGCCGCGTGAGCCATGACCCCCTCGACGCCGAAGGCCGTCAGCACGATGCCGGCCATGATCGGGAAGTGGGCGTAACCGTAGGCGTCGACCGCAAGCCTGACCCGGTCACGTCCCTGCGTCCTGCTCAGCTGGTGCTCTCCCACCAGCGTGGCCACGTCGAAGTACAGCCACCACAGTCCCAGGGCGACGGCGACGCCCAGGACCGCCGCGGCCAGCAGTGGTGTGGAGATCGGGCGGTCGACAGCTCCCGCGCCCATGGCGAGGAGCGACTCCCCGATGGCGATGATCATGAACAGCTCGTGCCGTTCGGCGAAGTAGGAGGCGCTGCGGATGCGCCAGTTGCCCCGGCGGGAGGTGGCGTACACGCCACCCCAGTCCGTAACGATCGCGGCCGCGAAGAGCGCCGTCTGCCACCGGCCTCCGATCACCGCACCGACGATCAGGAGGCAGGAGCCGCCCAGTACGGCGGGCCAGGAGACCGTGATCTGCCGCAACAGCCCGTGGTCACCGCGCGCGAGCACGCCGTAGAGGACGAGGTGCACACAGCGGACGAAGAGGTACGCGCAGGCCAGGACCACAGGCCCGTTGAGGCCGCCCGGCGCGTCGTGCCACGCCTCCGGGACGGTGAGGGCCACGACGAACACCCCGGCCATCGCCAGCGTCATGCCCGCGCGTACGACACCCGGATCGGCCTGGGCCTGGTTGCCGAGCCAGGCGTAGGCGGACCAGGAGATCCAGACCAGGGCCAGCAGGAGCACTCCGCGCAGGACACCGCTGCCACTGTGTTCGTGCGCCATGTAGGCGGTGACCTGGGTGAGGGTGAACACGTACACCAGGTCGAAGAAGAGTTCGAAGGTGGTCACCCGGCTGCCCGCGAGTACGGCGTGAGCCGTGCCCGGTGGTCCGCCTTCCTGCCCGCTTTCGCTCTTGTCCACCACAGACCGCACTTTCTCCGGATCACGGCCGCCTCGCATCTCGGCGCGGCGGTGGCTCAGGCGGCCACGCCTGCGAAGGAGCGGCTGAACTGCCGGCCCGACTGGACCATGCTCCGCACGCTGCCGAGCCGCTCGTCCTCGTATCCGCGCAGAGCTTGCGGCATGGCCGGTCCGCGTACGCCGGCGGCGACGGCTGCGGCGACGGCCTCGGCGTCGTGGAGCGAGGCGCTGAAGCCCGAGCCCGTCATCGGGGTGGGTACGTGGGCGGCGTCTCCGACAAGGGCGAGGCGGCCGTTGACGAGCTGGTCGGGGACGTACTCGGCGATCGGGGTGCCGATGACGGCACGCCGCTCGATGCAGTCGAGGACGGCCTCGCGCCAGGGCGACGGCCACAGGTCCTCGGCCCTGTCGGCGAGCTCGCGGAAGGTCGTCTCCG from Streptomyces sp. DSM 40750 includes these protein-coding regions:
- a CDS encoding beta-alanine-activating enzyme beta-propeller domain-containing protein; translation: MAQALESGDPRQVGPYRIVGRLGAGGMGRVYLGLSPGGRAVAVKTIRPELTYDPEFRQRFAREAAAARAVSGAFTAAVVDADPYGDPPWLATVHVAGISLDDTIARHGPLPESSVLALGAGLSEALQAIHAADLVHRDLKPSNVLLAPDGPKVIDFGIAIAAGSSSLTRSGVVVGTPAYMSPEQLTGGRAGTAADVFALGGVLVFAASGEGAFGSGPSLGVGYRVVHDEPNLTAVPAGLRPLLGRCLDKVPARRPTVAELLAEFAGRILPAPEAEYGTDTVTLALHGGAWLPESVASSVRRAGETGGTAGASRTRGAGGTPVPEPGTRTAPAGGRMDPRVPADRRHSDADVDAGAGAGAPGPLSQAGEGDRASAAPTRRRVLAVLAGAGGVAAVGVGTYLLGRGENDPDKGSDNDTLKGPGGVPTPGDLRWKRGTGGPVAPALLAAGGLVYAGSKDGSMYALEAETGKPRWQFSTGNGVYTCPAVAGGLAYFGSADYHLYAVEVKTGEQRWQFSAGGEVNSSPVVAGGVVYAGSDDARLYAVDARSGDRRWTFPAAGRIRSSPVVAWNKVYVGSEDSRLYALDAATGERRWAFKTDGDVKSSPAVADRVVYVGSYDGNLYAVNCDTGELRWTFATRGGVGSSPVVSGGVVYVGSDDGNLYAVDALTGKQKWKFTVGAIVYSSPAVLGDAVYVGSKNGNLYAVRADTGKPLWRYRTGADIRSSPTAIDATVYVGNDSGAVFAVNR
- a CDS encoding epoxide hydrolase family protein, with protein sequence MTDPASTATRPTIRPFELAVPQAALDDLAARLDATRWPDDPTAPGWSQGVPPAYLRELAAYWRTAYDWREHEAHLNRFPQFMTTIDGTGVHFLHVRSPEPDALPLLITHGWPGSVVEFLDVIGPLTDPRAYDRGASADAFDLVIPTIPGYGLSGPTRDPGWDIRRVAGAWAELMRRLGYDRYGAQGGDWGHAITLELAALAPERVIAIHLNTLLTLPPDDPAVAADLTDDDRSRLSRLLAAEPEMSAYAKIQGTRPQTLAYALTDSPVGQLAWIVEKFKEWTDNTDVPEDAVPRDRLLTNVMLYWLTATAGSSARHYWEAAHPSRATRTERPSTPTGVAVFSADIARPVRRLAERDRNIVHWSELPRGGHFAAMEQPELFTADVRAFFRRFR
- a CDS encoding low temperature requirement protein A; protein product: MVDKSESGQEGGPPGTAHAVLAGSRVTTFELFFDLVYVFTLTQVTAYMAHEHSGSGVLRGVLLLALVWISWSAYAWLGNQAQADPGVVRAGMTLAMAGVFVVALTVPEAWHDAPGGLNGPVVLACAYLFVRCVHLVLYGVLARGDHGLLRQITVSWPAVLGGSCLLIVGAVIGGRWQTALFAAAIVTDWGGVYATSRRGNWRIRSASYFAERHELFMIIAIGESLLAMGAGAVDRPISTPLLAAAVLGVAVALGLWWLYFDVATLVGEHQLSRTQGRDRVRLAVDAYGYAHFPIMAGIVLTAFGVEGVMAHAAGGEALGGFYAWVLCGGAATYLAGLLLFGWTVLRQWSRFRLGGLFLLLGWSPAAAVLPPVAALAGAVTVLAAVAAAETWWYAELRRRLRR